A stretch of Schistocerca cancellata isolate TAMUIC-IGC-003103 chromosome 3, iqSchCanc2.1, whole genome shotgun sequence DNA encodes these proteins:
- the LOC126175473 gene encoding cleavage and polyadenylation specificity factor subunit 4 codes for MEFIVASVDNVKFDIEIALEEQYGALPLPFAGMDKSIAAVCEFYPKGNCAKGPACPFRHVRGDRTIVCKHWLRGLCKKGDQCEFLHEYDMSKMPECYFYSRFNACHNKECPFLHIDPESKIKDCPWYDRGFCRHGPNCRHRHVRRVLCMNYLAGLCLDGPECKFMHPRFELPATDVQQKDGKKVIITCHYCGETGHKALFCNKMPPDMRDVQSKQEELRTKNLMYVGKEGNEDANSPKPPQKPLEEVTCFKCGCKGHYANKCPKGHLAFLSQSQNPPPPGGYRR; via the exons ATGGAGTTTATTGTTGCTAGTGTGGACAACGTAAAGTTTGACATTGAAATTGCCTTGGAGGAGCAATATGGAGCTCTCCCATTACCGTTTGCGGGAATGGACA AATCTATTGCTGCTGTCTGCGAATTTTACCCAAAAGGAAATTGTGCTAAAGGTCCTGCCTGCCCTTTTCGACATGTTCGCGGTGACAGAACAATAGTCTGTAAACATTGGCTTCGTGGACTGTGCAAAAAAGGAGACCAGTGTGAATTTTTGCACGAATATGACATGAGTAAAATGCCGGAATGTTATTTTTATTCAAGATTTA ATGCCTGTCACAACAAAGAGTGCCCATTTTTACATATTGACCcagaaagtaaaattaaagactGCCCTTGGTATGACAGAGGATTTTGTAGACATGGCCCAAATTGTCGGCATAGACACGTAAGAAGAGTCTTGTGTATGAACTACTTAGCAGGGCTCTGTCTTGACGGACCAGAATGCAAATTTATGCA TCCACGATTTGAACTTCCAGCAACAGATGTCCAACAAAAAGATGGGAAGAAGGTTATTATTACTTGCCATTACTGTGGAGAAACAGGACATAAAGCATTGTTTTGCAATAAAATGCCACCTGACATGCGGGATGTGCAGTCTAAACAAGAGGAATTGAGG acaaaaAATCTCATGTATGTTGGAAAAGAAGGAAATGAAGATGCCAATTCTCCAAAGCCACCTCAGAAGCCTCTAGAAGAAGTGACATGTTTCAAGTGTGGGTGTAAAGGACATTACGCAAACAAGTGTCCAAAGGGGCACTTGGCATTTTTAAGCCAAAGCCAGAATCCTCCTCCTCCTGGAGGATACCGACGGTAG